The Takifugu rubripes chromosome 16, fTakRub1.2, whole genome shotgun sequence genome contains the following window.
TTAATGTTTGTTTCTCTACAGAAGcgtgaaaaaaggaaacatgagAAGATTCTGAGTGAAGAACTCTACCCAGCTGTGATCAACCTCAACCAGTTCCTCCCACCAGAAAACTGCATCGACTACATCGCCTGGGACATGGCCCGCTACACCAAGAGGTCCAGACAGTCTTCTGAGCAGTGTGTCGGATATACAGCTGCTTTCACTTTTATCTATCTATAAAATACACTGACTCCCATTGGGAGCAATCTGAATTTCACCATATCGCTCACAGAATCAAACATCAGGGGCAAAGATCAGTAGCGTCATGCACCTGAAAGATATTTGAAGACAAATCTGATTGCTCATTCCTCTTGTTTTTCACAGTAAATTGTGCAACGTGCTGGACCGTCTGGGTATGATCGCAGAGAATGTGGTGAAGAGAACGGGTTTCTTCATTAACCGCTGTGACTTCTACTGTCATACCCTCAGACCAGACGACCGGTGAGCCTTTTCTTACCCCTACCCagagagacaggtgacagaTTTTAACCTTGGAGTCATTGTGATTCAATTGTCCTAAAAGAAAAACTACTTTAACTAAAGGGAtgtttttaatccattttcCTGTTCATACATATTCACAATCATACATTTATCGATGCAGCTTCCTTTTCAACCTCTGCATCTCTCCATTCTTAATGGAAATTGTGCCTGATGGCAGTTACGCCGCTGACATTTTTCTGCTAACGAGCTGAGAAGATTGTCATCCATGTGCTCCGCGCACGGTTCCTCCATTGCATCTTAATCGCCTTCGCCCAGCATTACCATTTTGTTACATAACCCAACTACCACACAGTGGCCAGTATTTATTACCCTCTCTGTGTTACCCAACACTTTGCAACATTATTTGTGATTTACTCCCATTTCAGACGCATGCACTCATAAACACATACGAAGCCAATCCCTCACCTGCATCTGTAGTTGCACTTAATGATTATTTCACATGAAGCCTTCACATGCATTAATTATCTTGTGGCTAATGAAGCCACCGAAAGAGATTCGTTAACATTATTTTCCTTCTCATGGAATTTTAAAGACTCAAATCTCTTCACTATTTTAAAAATCCTCTGGCCAAATAAACCCAATATTTTCCTCATGTTTCCCTGCCTAATGGCATCTGTGTCTTTATTTAATTTGTggagatttaatgtttaaacaAGTGTCCTCAGATTGGGCCGTTACCATTCATCTCGTTAAAAGTACAGGTGTCTGTTTGAGGAATACGATCTAAAGGTTTTATTGAGACCTTCAAATGGGACTTAGTGGATTTCTGACCTGTACACATGCATCAAGCCTATGCAAATATAACCCTGCGTTGAATTAATTgtattgttttttgtttttcaggtggGGAGATTTAGGTGGACATACAACTGCAAGGGGTCGAGTGCAGGTACAAAAAATAGTTTATTTGTTGGTAATATACATTTaggcttttttgttttctgttaccaGGCGGgttgtagctcagtctgttgggaactgagctaagaagcggagggttctcagttcacaCCCAAGtgcaaacaaaacatgaaatgtgttctgATAGTAGAGGAAGGTgccaaaacaccttcagagcactgccaagatacccttgagcaagatacctaacccacaaatgctcacgtagggccctgcgatgaactggagACTCAATCAAGGGTGGGCCCTGCATTAGTCTGTTGTGTACCCTACTCCTGACAGGGTTATGGCGCGCTACTAACATTTTTATTAGATTTGTAACTTTTTTATTAGGTTAGTACGATGGATCTAATCATCAGAAGCATCACACATAAAATTCTAGGTCAAGGAAATTACATTTGCCCTAAAAGCCGCCATCATTACTGCAGCTCCAGAACTAGGCCAGCACATACAGCTGCGTgctacaataaaaaaaattgtgacCTCGGTAACATTACCGCAATAATTTGCCCCTTTAATATACCTgagattaataaaaaaaaaacaagtgtgcCAATCTTTGTGTTCTAGACCGGCGTGCTTCGGACCAACTGTGTGGATTGTCTGGATCGGACCAACACTGCCCAGTTTATGGTGGGGAAGTGCGCGCTGGCCTATCAGCTTTATGCACTGGGAATGATCGACAAGCCTAAACTCCAGTTTGACACAGACTGTGTGAGGTAACGTACTCTAATGTTTTCTGTCCCCTTCACATATACTGCCAGAAAAAAAGCTTCCTGTGATTTAATTTATGTTGGTAAAACCAACCTCATCCCTATGGTTGCTGCACAATaaccatttttaatttatatgCTGCATTTAGTCAGTTACATGTTCCATATGCATGCACTGAAATAGCTTTTTGCTGCGGCTTTTCTCTGAGGTCCATGTTAACAAGCTTCAGTCAAATGCTTGTGTTCATGGGACCTTTCAACTGCAATGAAATATATACAGCACGAACAGCATCAATGAGAGtgttcaaggtagttttctgtgtcaactatGTGTCAACTAACTTGGACGATtaagaatctacacagacatcagtGAGAGTGATTCCAGCTATTTGTTAACAGAAGAGACCTTCCCAGAGAGGAAAAACTGCAGATTGAATGCCTTCACATGTCACTGGCACCATTAGAATGCCAATTTGTCCCAATCCCTGCTGGTTTACATGGTGTTGCCGTGTGTCAGGTTGTTTGAGGAGCTGTACGAGGACCACGGAGACACGTTGTCTTTGCAGTACGGTGGCTCCCAGCTGGTCCACAGGGTCAAGACCTACCGTAAGATTGCTCCCTGGACACAACACTCCAAAGATATCATGCAGACGCTGTCACGTTACTACAGCAATGCTTTCTCAGGTTCGTCACACagacgcacgtacacacacacacacacacatttgcaagTAAAAATAGCTAAAATTCAGCACTTGCTGTTGCACAGCAAAGAAAAGCAAGTACTCAGTATTAGTGGACAATCTGTTAGACAAACCCGAGCTTTTCTAATGTCAATGACAGCTAACAATGAAAATCTGATCCATGTGCACAAGCTTCTGTTGCTACTTATGCACACAGATGTGTTCATGGAGAGATCTTTGCTTGAAATACACAGGGAtcaactttttattttttgacaaaTTAATTTCTACACTTCAGTTAATGATCTCATCTGGAACCTTCAAACTCACAACTTAGAatgatgatattgatgatgtTGTTATACCAATGTGATGAGGGAAGATTGTGAAGGCTATCTATTGAGATATTTACTGTTGATGATTCACATAATGTGGAATTATAGTCAACAAATTTTgatatgtgtatgtgtgacacAACTGATATTCAGCCCAGGCTGAATACTGTATTATCCAGAAAAGAGGCCTTAATAATACCCAGTCCAGCCTTTGATTATCTAACATAATTGGTGGCCAAGGCCACAGATTTAATAGCAATGAATGGTACAGCATGCCAAAAAACGTGCTGAGCACTTAAACATCAAGCACACTCATGTAGACACATGTTACTGCATGCTGGTTCAGAGATGAACATTACATACATGGCATGCAGCTCAGAATGGAATAAATAGGACTTTACCCTCACAGTCAGAGCAGTTTGAATTTCTatctaaaatgataaaatttAGAATGTTTGTAGGAAAATACTAAATTGGACATATTACACAGTATTTTCAGAACTACTGGTTGTTGTATAAGGCTTCTCGCAGAGTTCATGAAtatttcttctgtcttttgtcttttaccatTATTTATGTGTGTAATTTGATCCTTTTCCTGTTCTCTTGTTTTCAGATGCTGATCGGCAAGATGCCATCAATTTGTTCCTTCAGGTCTTCAGTCCATCAGATTTAAAGCCCCACCTGTGGGAGCTGCCTACTGACTTTTACCTGCATCAGCAAAACTCCATGGCTCTTCTCAGAGCTCGACACAGGTGAGAGCGCAGTCACACAGAGGCCTGATTATGATGATGTGGGGACATCATTGCACTAACTGACTTTGAAAATAGCATTTTTGATTGGTATGTAATCAGGTCATGACACATCAAATGTGATTCATTCAATATTCTCATTAAAAAATAACCTTCTAATTGAATGTAGAGTGAAACGGGTTGATAATTCATTACCACCTGCTGTTTAACATACagctgcatttctttatttagttgTGTTTCTGGCTATTTGCCATACACAATTAAAACTGTTAGCACTCACTTGATAGCTCTAGACTGCCCACCCTTACCTTAATATTACTTATAAATTGATATGCCAAATGTTCCTAACCTGAATAGGACTAATGCAACTCATTTCTGGTGAATGTGTTGTTTTACCTGtcagtttctttctttattatATTAGTGcttatttattgtgtttcacTTTTGTATGTGTGGGATTAAAGCCTTTTTCCGCTGTTccttttttccatgttttataAAACGCACACCCAAATGCTGCTAGTTTATAAAATCACATTGAGCGAAGGTAGGTCAGCCATTATTCCAAAGAATGGATGGATCGAAGTTGAATTCAGCAGCCATGTGTTAGTTTTGCTCCAAAACTCACCTAAGTAGAGCATCGCACACTAAATCATTCTCAGTGCATCCGGTCAAATATGttgaattaaataaaacagcaatgaTTCTGGAAATTCTATAAGTAGAGGTCCAGCCACATCAATTTTCAAATGTAGGTTAGGTCCTAAGAGGAAGAGTACATCTTGGAGTTTTTTTTCTATATGTTTCTCTTTCTGTTCTTCCAGCTACACCTATTGGTGGTCAGATGgagtcctgtcctgtctgcctGTGCCCTATGATGAAGGTAcctttttattatatttaatcaTAACAGAATAATGCAGGATATGTGAAAGATAAACCTGGTGTTAGGTTTGTTTATTTGACATTAACAGATTGAAAGATGCCTAATGCTCcgctttaataataaaataataaataataaaaaaagacgGAGAGGATGGAAAGATGTATGCTTGAAAATGAGGAAGAATATGACAGGAGGTAGAAAGCAGTTTGTCTCACTTTATCAACACGTTTAAGCTTCAGCTTTGAATGGAACAGGgcaaaaatagaagaaaaacaacatacaACTAAggctgaattttttttttgaaagtaGGCTATATTTGGCCtttttcaaacaaaaacacTCACTCATGTGCCTGATTGTGTGTGCGCTCCTCTGGATTCAGTCCCCTGCGAGGACACCATGAAGAAGGTCAAAGTAAAGCGAGTGAACAGGTTTGATGAGAGCATCGACACGTACACTGAATTCTTCAGACCTTACGAGATAACCTCCTTTGATGACACTTTCTGCATCGCCATGACCAACTCTGCGAGGTAAAAGACCGCCACAAAACAAACGATCTCAACAACCCAGAGCCCCCCTATTTTAGTCTGTTGTTAAAGCTATTTATAATTTGAGAGCTCTGTTTGGCATCTGTTATTGCCATGGCAGCGACAGCTAATGGCGTTCTCTATCTGGTATCATTAAGGGAATTTATGCCTAAAACTGTGGGAGTGGATCCAAGTCCATTTACGGTTCGCAAACCAGAGGAAACTGGGAAATACGTGTTGGGGTGAGTATGCTGGGGTGGATCACTGCTTCTAAAGTTCAGACATTACCTCTGTTTGTGCCTTTCTATAAATGTGGGCAGTAGCAAGAGCAGCAAAGATGAAACCCTGCTCCAGAGGAAGACTGCCGCCAgcgcacctcctcctccaagcGAGGAGGCCATCAGCAGCACGTCGGAAGATGACTCAGAGGAGGATCGCGATGATGATGCATCAGTGTCCCAGCGTTCTACCCCCATCAAACTGCTCACCGAGTCTGGCGAGAGCAGCCGCACACAAGAGGTATGAAAACCTCTTTGGATAAACATAAGTAGCATACGAAGCATGTAAATGTGATCGTGGCTCTTTTTAGTGTGTAGCCCATCCCCCTAACACTCTTATAAGTCAAAGATTAGTAACCTtcattcaggactttgtgggaATATTAttttacatatatattataAGTTGTTGCCACCTGCctctatttctatttttaagcAGTATTTTGGGACTCAAAAGATTTTTCGACCTAATTTTGGTTTCGACACCCTTTCCGTTTGCGTCAGTCAGCAGAGTAATCAGCCTCACCACAGGAGCAAGAACTCCTATTTGCAAACTCAATTTGCATTTATGTTGGTTTTaggaataaaaatatatatgattATGTCATTATTCTTGTTTGTTTACTTGACTCATCGCTTTCATGTGAGTTTTGCTGAAACTAACATACAATTGCACCCATATTGTACTTCAGACCTCACAAAATACATGTTGTTTATCCCTTTTGCAGACAGGCctttactattactactgcttcTTTTAATACTATTACTACTTAATTATATTCACACATTTAATTCTGATAGTCAAACAGATACTACTTACCAACCTTGACCTCCAGCAATTGCACTGCTGACAGGACTTTTGTCAGTAATAACACAATTATCAGCATGTAGTAAGTGAATATAGCTTTGGTAGATGTACTGACAATATCAAATCTTCTTTAAATTGCTCTCTCGGTGTACTGTGTTAAACTTTTTGAGTTGATTTCATATCACCTGACAGACACTGTAGCCCCTCCAGGAGTGTGACTCCCTCTGCACGTTGCCGCTCTCCCCTCATATACACACTTACTAACAGTAAGTGTGTATATGAGGTGTCCAGAGGATTAAATGTTGTGGTCGCAGTTCTTTGTCGGCTGCCTGTTTCAACCAAAGCTCAAATGCTTTCTAGAAAATATGCACAGGGAACTCTAATCAAGGAAAAATGGTTGCAGGACTGGTACTGTACCCCCAAGTCTTCAGGTTGCAGCCTGTTTTTTGACAGCAGCCTCGTCTTATTGTTCTTTGGTGCAACACCTGCTGATGTTCCAGCCGATACATCACGCACCAGCTGTCTGCCTCCTTTATCTTGTTATGCACCAGGTGAAGGGAGAAACTGGGCAGGACGAGCAGGACACTTTTTGATTTTCAGAGTTAGCCACGAACGCTGTCATCCCCGGTCCATCAGTCTCTGTCCTCTAATGATTTATGTTGTCTTCTCCCTACCTTTTCTCTGGTCTCTCTTCTCGGGGGCCTGGAGAAACAAGTCCGTCATGAATATTCGGGGCCGGGCTACGAGCTCTCACGTGTTGTAAGCACGCGCTCGCGCTCACGCGTCTCGTGTCGCTGCCTCCGAGCCTGTCCCCGAAAATGGATTGCCAGAGTGGCAGCGAAACTGAAATCTGTTGAAATATTTATACACCAGATCATTACGAGGTTTGCCATGTAATTACACATGCTCATATCATATTAGCGCCAATACGTGTCCGTGCTCCCGCGCGAGCACGGACCGATTGGCGCCGTGTGTGGGTGCACGTGTAAGCAGGTGTTTACACaccacatgcatgtgtgtcGCGGGGTGTTTTTGCGGCTGGAtcggtgtttgtgtgtgttaacaGCTGCTTTTTGCTGGACATGGTCCTGGAGCCCCCTCATTTGTTCTCCCCTCTGCACCGCTCAGATCAATATAAATATAGTGAAAATTTAATGCCTGTCGTAACATGTAGTGTTGTCAGAAAACAGACGAAGAGCGAGAGGGCTTATTATTTTACAGCCTGTTACATAACCATTCTACTGTGGTTTACGTTAGGGCAGCGTTCGAgttgatacacacacagacattagcCTGATGACATCATGACTGTCCAACTAAATTACCTGGTTTGACTATATTAACCTAATATCTTGTTTATTACAGTCATTGTCCCTGTGTAAATGTTGGGTGCCATGTGAAGGAACCCCAAGAGGACACTGCCTCTGATCATGAAACCACCTCATCAGACACCAATAATCAAATTAGACCGTCCCTTGCTCAGATTCTCCTCCTAGGCACACTCTGATTGGGGAGTCGGCTGTAGAGGAGCAGCTGAACTTGGTGACCGCTTGGGTGCAATTTTTGTATGATGAGATGGTGGTGGCGGCAgcggagctgcagcacagacgccTGTCCTGTCGCTCTCACGTGCGCTCActgctgtttatgttttttttttcttcccttctccAGGAGATGCAACAGCCATCCATCAACGAGCCTTATGGAATCAATCTGGCTGTGCTGCCTGCTGACAAAGACCTGCTAATTTATAAAAGGTGATGATGCATTAGCTCTAACTAAAATCCTCACACCCTTACATCTATATGTGGCTTTTCTTTATGGTTGTAGCTTTGGAGGAGCTCATTTGCACCTGTTGTAGACTGTTTTAGAGGATGCAGCACTATTCATAAAGTTTATGCAAAGCCCCTAAAAGAGCTGCACGTGTGAGCAATGTGTCACATGatcataataataaaataagcagATCATTGCAATATAAATGAAATCATCATGTTCAAGTTAAGGGAAAGGTGTGTGCTATAGTTTTATGGTGTCTAATGTCCTCCTCAGTGCCCCCGGCCAGTTTGTCCTGCAGTTTGCAGCAGTTCGTacattctgtgtgttttttttttatccgcACAACGAATCAACTGTCTATTTATCCAACCAGTCGTGaagaaaaatggttttattgttGCCTAAAACAGAGGACTGTGATGCGTGAGCAGTGGGTGGCAACACTCCCCTCAGGATGATGCGGGTCATTTTTTTTAAGATGATAATGAAACGCATCTGAACAAACTGCCGTTTGTCCACCTGTCCTTCCTCCTCGCATCCAACCATGTCGGATCGTCATTGTTCCACCTGGGTTACTGTCATATCCCTCTGAATGCAGTTGATAGAGCTTTGTTTTGAATTTCATCATAGCTACCTGCTTTCACTGTTAatttctttgcatttatttGGATTAAACTGAGATTAATGGCTGCTAACGGTTCTCTCCATGAAGGGATTTAAAAGAGATAAAAATGACTAGCATATATGTTGGGTTTCCCCTTGCAGGTTTGCACGTTTGGGTGAAAGCCAGCACCGAGTGGACAGAACTGAACACATAAACCTGGCAAACATCATCTGCTTGTGAGTAAAACACGTGACAAGAGTTTCCCAACTCAATAATCCCCCCACCGCATGTGAtgttaaacatttcatttttatattgttttgCTGTTACAATCCATCCTTTTGATTTTGAACAACCACTTAGCATTCACTGTAGCCTTTGGACAAATGTGCATCGCTGCTCCCACTCTGTGCTCTCCAGGGAGACCTCTAGCTGCGCCCTCTTGAATCTTAAAATTCTGTATCCACAGACCACTTTACCTCTCGTTTTGTCATTCCATCTTTCCCCACATCAGCTCACCTCTCTGCAGACCACTGCCATGACCGAACTGCCGCCGAGCATGTGTTTGTTGCCTCGGTTACAGTTTATACTCGCCAGCACGTGGTCTGGCAATGTGCTGCCTCAAAGATACACAAGCAGCATTACTGTCTTTCTTTGttattctctctctcgctcccccctcctcctttcacaGACTGCTTCAGAACCATTGTCACCAGCGTCCTTCTGtaaatgtttttctgtgtatctgctccaccttccactGTTGACATGTCTGCTTTGCTAATGTAGCCACACCACCATGCTACAACAACCAGAACATGCCTGGGTTTCATGTTAAAAAGTGCAGCTGTAAAAAgaatttttatcatttttaaattttgccCCTCTCATTGCCGCATCTGCCCATTCTTTTGCCCTCACGTCGGGTGCACAGGGTCTGGCAGGTAAGCCGGCTGTTGTGCAACAGTGCTATTCTGAGATGCTGTTATAGCACCCAAAACGTGTGTCCACTGTCAGGAGCCTCTCAGTCCACGTCTCCCTTGGTGTAGTTCCTCTTCCTAGTGGGAGCCTGACTCAGATCTAAAATGAGCCTGAATAATTTTGTTGGATCCTGAGTTCTGGTGATTCCTTTAATTTGAAATTTGTGAAGATGCAGGAAATGAGCTCACATCAGTCCTTTGGAAGCATAAACTGTTGCCTCCTTGCCAGAAGGTTCCAAATTTAATAACAGCTTGAGGCTTTCCTgcatttgtttgttctgttctgttcattTGTGCACTGCTTTTCTTTGTCACCCCTTCACAGTATGTTTGCCCTGGATGTCCTGAGCACATCTTTTTGCCTCCCATCCATTTGATTTTGAGTATCTGCTGATATCCGATACTTTGGCAATattgtataaaaaaaagaaagatcacCTCCAGGTTGTCCCTTAAGATTATTTTTGAAACGGTGAATAGATCGATGTGTTACTATTGAGTCTTAAAGCTCCATTTACTGGTGACAGGACGTTACCTGCTTTAAGGTACTGTATTTAATATATTAGCCAGCGCCCTCGGCATGAGTTACCCCCTGCTCCGTATGTCGGGTGGCTGGAAAAGAAGTCGATCCCTTCAGACGTTTATGATGCTGTACCACGTTGACAGCATACTGTAGTCTCGTGACTGGTCTGTCGCATGTTGAACTGCTGAAAAAACATTAGATTCAGGcatgttttctgtctctgacctTCTTTTATGAATTGTTGAACATAAGTGGATGAGTGTACATGCCTCCAGCGGTAGATTCTATATAAGAGTGAGTAATTCTGCAGTAAAAGCGCCCATTTCGTGCAGTTTCTAAGAAAAGACCTCTCACTGGCGAGCTATTTCTTGCACTCCAGCGGGTTTGAAAACGCAGTGTTTATCTTTCTTGGCAAACGATTTGGTCATGACCTTCTCCAGCAACACGTGCCATCCAACATTTGTCTATTTTTTACAGAGAGCCTGTGTCCCGTTTCCCCGAGGACAGCATCTACGCTGTCGCCCCCCCACAGGTGGACGAAGAAAGCCGCAAAGAGTTGCAGATCCACGTGATGACAGGTGAGGGCCAGGTGAGGCCGCTGCGAAGGGACGACATGCTGATGTACAGGGAGTACGTCAGGAACAGATACATGTGAGGCGCAGCGGCTCCAAACCGACAAAAGCCTCACGCAACGACCCGAATCCTCATTCTTGTTAGCGGCTACGGCACGCaacatttatttccttctttgtttTAGGTTATTTCAATGTAAAATCACTTCAACTGATGGAATTTTTAATCTAACAGAGTTCTGTATTTTAAAAGCTGTTCATCCTTTTGTTAAAGTTGACCAacactttattttgtttatttttgggcttttatttttttgttttttttgaaggAGTTAAATAAAAGTTGCCGTTTAAATTTGTCCTTCTGCATATGCACGTCTGAGACGTATGTACGTAAACCAGTCCATGGATGGCAGGTCCAGAGTTCCCGTGTGAATCTTTAAAGTCAGATATGCTTTGAATGTTGAGTCAACATTATTAGTTCTGTTGTAATTgggaacattttatttttaacagacATCTGAATTTCGGTGACAGATTTTCACTCATTCATTAGTGCACTGATGAACTGATGTGGTTGTGTAGAATCATTTGGTTTGTCAGATGATTATTGTGCAGCTCTAAATTAAACTTGTATTTATTAACATAAGGTGCAGGACTGGTCTccactgtttttgtttcagaCCTGGTTCCCTTCACGCAGCCTTTACAGCTCCTCCGAGCATCGGATTCATTTCAGCTCTTTTCAGCGCGCTGTTTATCCAACAGGTGTCACAGTGCCCAACGCCTCggtgcctgggggggggggcagcacatgATGCAACAGAGGGATTAAAGAAAAAATGATCTGCTCCCCCTTATTTAAATGAGGCGaggcagacagatggagagtGCGTTTGAAAATTTTTGTCAGAGTAAAAGAAACCCAAGAGTTCATCAATCCATTAATTTTTGGAGTCTTTGTTGTGTAAGACACTCTAACAAACAATTAATAAAAGCAAACACTTTCACTAGAGGAATCGATGACCTGTGGTCCCATGACACGATTTATTCTGCAGATCCTCCACCACAGCAATGATGAGACCAGAGGGCCCATGGTCGGGGCCCCTgtcctggtgctgctgagggTCCTGGGATGTTGACTCAAAGCAACGCGCTCACCCTCATTAGTGCCCCTCGATTACCTGAAAGCCCTCAGAATTATTTTAGGTGGTTTTTGCTCCTTTGTGGTGTTCCCCATCGGCCCTGGTCTCCAACATGAGTGACTGAGCTTCATGTGAGCGTTTAGCTTTGGAACGAAGAGGCGCCGCGCACCCCTCGTGACCACTGACAAAGGGTGTACAAACagctgttgcctggcaaccaaAAATGGTTTCCATACTGTTATGCCGCTTTCTCTTTGTTATGAGGtgttgtaaaaaaataaacttaaTTTTGTAGGCGCTCCACTCAAAATGATGACATTTTATAAGCCTAAAAAGACTAAAATAATGAGATATACAGGTTGCTTGATGATCAAAGCACCTTGGCTTCTAATCTGTGGATGATCAAAGGGAAAAGTCTCCCTGGAATCCGGAGCGTCTCCGAACTTTGCCgagctcttccttggcccattgCCAACATGTCCTGAACACTTCACCTAAACCTGTTTATAACTTTGTGCGTAATTTTGCTGAGTCAGACAGACGGTCACAGAACCTATAGAGCCCAGGAGGGACCCGGGTCTGAGCTGGCTGCCCCAGTCACCAAACATTCGGTCTTACACGGATTTTCGCCGATACTCCTGCAACACTGGCGATGACTGACGTGTGTGGCTCTTATatttaccccccctccctccctccctctctctctttctctccgccGTGACGTCAGGGGGGTTTAAAGACCCCCTCGGCCGTGTGAGATCGGCCTCCTCCTCGGACCGACGCCTTATTCCTCACGCCGCCCTGCTCGGGGTGTCTGTGCCATGCGTGGGACGCACAACAAATTCAAGGGCTTTACTTGAGAGGGTCCAGACGTGGAAGGAAAACAAGTCTGCAGTTTATTCCCTCAATCTgcctttgattctttttttttctacgcATCCTTCACATCGGACTGAAGCTCTTCGTGTTGAAAATCTCAAACCGATTTGTCACAGAGGTAGGTGCTTCTAACTTTTCTCAAATCCCGTGTTTGCATTTGGTAAATTGTTTTCATAAAATCACTCTATAACTGCTCATCCAAAATAATTAAATTGATTAGTGTCAAAATACGCCGTTGCTATAAAATGATACtattcccttttctttttttaaatgctgactACACCCAGGTTAGAAAGCATTACACGTGTAGCAGTTAACCATAAGTATATTAGTTGCGTGATTTTTGAAAGATATTCCTGAGTGGGGTGGTTTAACGCGTATGCGCTCGTcggtgcttttattgtgaaaggaaaCCAAATCAGGGGGGAAACATTGTAAGTTTGCTTCGGGTGAGCGGCGCAAAGTGTGTAACAAAATGAAAGACTGAGTATTTGATCATTTCATGGCTGAGCTCCAGTGTGACAGTGTCGGGTTTCTTGTGGGTTTCGCCGGGTTTTGGCTCCGTTTCCGTCGTTCCAGCACCGCGGACAGCTCCCGCTACAGCGGCCGCAACAGGTTAAACTTCTGTCCTCACAAT
Protein-coding sequences here:
- the fig4a gene encoding polyphosphoinositide phosphatase isoform X2 codes for the protein MPQSAGIISGIQRMVLYETRARYFLVGTNQAQTKHRVLKIDRTEPKDLVIIDDKHVYNQQEVRELLGRLDLGNRTKVGQKGLSGLSRAVTAFGIVGFVRFLEGYYIVLITKRRKMADIGGHSIYKIEDTSMIYIPNDSVRVTHPDEGRYIRIFQNVDLSSNFYFSYSYDLSHSLQYNLTLLQRPYELWTSPPSSAEEEVQTQTKPDSFDIFEDEGLPAQMVYGVRNEPYYKYVWNGKLLERIKDIVHQDWLMYIIHGFCGQSKLLIYGRPVHITLIARRSSKFAGTRFLKRGANCEGDVANEVETEQIVHDASVMSFTAGSYSSFVQVRGSVPLYWSQDISTMMPKPPIRLDQADPYAHVAGLHFDQMLQRFGSPIIILNLVKKREKRKHEKILSEELYPAVINLNQFLPPENCIDYIAWDMARYTKSKLCNVLDRLGMIAENVVKRTGFFINRCDFYCHTLRPDDRWGDLGGHTTARGRVQTGVLRTNCVDCLDRTNTAQFMVGKCALAYQLYALGMIDKPKLQFDTDCVRLFEELYEDHGDTLSLQYGGSQLVHRVKTYRKIAPWTQHSKDIMQTLSRYYSNAFSDADRQDAINLFLQVFSPSDLKPHLWELPTDFYLHQQNSMALLRARHSYTYWWSDGVLSCLPVPYDEVPCEDTMKKVKVKRVNRFDESIDTYTEFFRPYEITSFDDTFCIAMTNSAREFMPKTVGVDPSPFTVRKPEETGKYVLGKSSKDETLLQRKTAASAPPPPSEEAISSTSEDDSEEDRDDDASVSQRSTPIKLLTESGESSRTQEEMQQPSINEPYGINLAVLPADKDLLIYKRFARLGESQHRVDRTEHINLANIICLEPVSRFPEDSIYAVAPPQVDEESRKELQIHVMTGEGQVRPLRRDDMLMYREYVRNRYM
- the fig4a gene encoding polyphosphoinositide phosphatase isoform X1 gives rise to the protein MPQSAGIISGIQRMVLYETRARYFLVGTNQAQTKHRVLKIDRTEPKDLVIIDDKHVYNQQEVRELLGRLDLGNRTKVGQKGLSGLSRAVTAFGIVGFVRFLEGYYIVLITKRRKMADIGGHSIYKIEDTSMIYIPNDSVRVTHPDEGRYIRIFQNVDLSSNFYFSYSYDLSHSLQYNLTLLQRPYELWTSPPSSAEEEVQTQTKPDSFDIFEDEGLPAQMVYGVRNEPYYKYVWNGKLLERIKDIVHQDWLMYIIHGFCGQSKLLIYGRPVHITLIARRSSKFAGTRFLKRGANCEGDVANEVETEQIVHDASVMSFTAGSYSSFVQVRGSVPLYWSQDISTMMPKPPIRLDQADPYAHVAGLHFDQMLQRFGSPIIILNLVKKREKRKHEKILSEELYPAVINLNQFLPPENCIDYIAWDMARYTKSKLCNVLDRLGMIAENVVKRTGFFINRCDFYCHTLRPDDRWGDLGGHTTARGRVQTGVLRTNCVDCLDRTNTAQFMVGKCALAYQLYALGMIDKPKLQFDTDCVRLFEELYEDHGDTLSLQYGGSQLVHRVKTYRKIAPWTQHSKDIMQTLSRYYSNAFSDADRQDAINLFLQVFSPSDLKPHLWELPTDFYLHQQNSMALLRARHSYTYWWSDGVLSCLPVPYDEVPCEDTMKKVKVKRVNRFDESIDTYTEFFRPYEITSFDDTFCIAMTNSAREFMPKTVGVDPSPFTVRKPEETGKYVLGSKSSKDETLLQRKTAASAPPPPSEEAISSTSEDDSEEDRDDDASVSQRSTPIKLLTESGESSRTQEEMQQPSINEPYGINLAVLPADKDLLIYKRFARLGESQHRVDRTEHINLANIICLEPVSRFPEDSIYAVAPPQVDEESRKELQIHVMTGEGQVRPLRRDDMLMYREYVRNRYM